In Aquimarina sp. TRL1, a single window of DNA contains:
- a CDS encoding DUF4440 domain-containing protein, producing the protein MKTVNFKLVMAVAIVLIAVTTVVSFTTYEKSKTIKIEYKSSVVSYFGTKTVSKADLLKNAKLIDIADRRFETKWKNKDPKGISEEYTVEGSVFMKPGVKPRLGRAEIEREFTESVKGVDRVEFFQDELEFYGEMDVAFQRCHMLGYVNSKKEHIFEGSYIILWKKVNGNWLIQYDMFNADK; encoded by the coding sequence ATGAAAACAGTAAATTTTAAACTTGTAATGGCAGTAGCGATCGTTCTGATAGCCGTTACAACTGTAGTTTCTTTTACTACATATGAAAAATCAAAAACAATAAAGATAGAGTATAAGAGCTCTGTAGTCAGCTATTTTGGAACAAAAACAGTCAGTAAAGCAGATCTATTAAAAAATGCAAAGCTTATTGATATAGCAGATCGTCGTTTCGAAACGAAATGGAAAAATAAAGATCCAAAAGGAATTTCTGAAGAATATACCGTAGAAGGATCTGTTTTTATGAAACCAGGAGTGAAGCCTAGACTGGGAAGAGCTGAAATAGAAAGAGAATTTACAGAAAGTGTAAAGGGAGTTGATAGAGTAGAATTTTTTCAGGATGAGTTAGAATTTTATGGAGAAATGGATGTAGCATTTCAGCGCTGCCATATGCTTGGATATGTAAATAGTAAAAAAGAGCACATTTTTGAAGGTTCTTACATTATTTTATGGAAAAAAGTAAATGGAAACTGGCTTATTCAATACGATATGTTTAATGCCGATAAATAA
- a CDS encoding class I adenylate-forming enzyme family protein: MRPLLHNFLKENAQSHPAKVAVTMAKKEYTFNDINTQSDQIAAYLQKAGVKRGDRVVILLGNTVYTVTSFWAILKAGAVVIPVGMELKPEKIEYILQDSGATVLITNKEVVAQNKEMLESTPLFKVIMVDETKTYKENLYANMETVLADKEYELSPVDTISIDLSAIIYTSGSTGEPKGVMLTHENMVTATNSLNAYLGYTVEDKVLCALPLSFDYGLYQMIMCISTGATLVLEKEFTWPIFLLKSIIAHQVTILPAVPTMVMLLHEQNKKSKLDLSSVRAVTNTGAALTETNIGMVKNLFSQAKIFSMYGLTECKRCTYLPPEDIDKKPNSVGIAIPNTELWLVDDDGFVIKEPNQIGQLVIRGATVMRGYWNKPEKTAEKLKEGLFPGEKVLYTGDYCSLDEDGYLYFKGRMDHMIKSRGIKVSPKEVEDYISNIPEINSVLVTGVPDEDYGEVLFAFVVLEEGKQLSKETIIALCKQDLEAYKVPEYVSIITSMPKTPNGKFDVIKLKNQALEDVKNNVKA, translated from the coding sequence ATGAGACCATTACTTCATAATTTTCTAAAAGAAAACGCGCAGAGTCATCCGGCTAAAGTAGCTGTGACAATGGCAAAAAAAGAATATACATTTAACGATATTAATACACAGTCTGATCAGATAGCAGCTTACCTGCAGAAAGCAGGTGTTAAAAGAGGAGATAGAGTCGTGATTTTATTAGGAAATACAGTGTATACTGTAACCTCTTTCTGGGCAATACTAAAAGCAGGAGCTGTGGTTATTCCGGTAGGAATGGAGTTAAAGCCCGAGAAAATAGAATACATTTTACAAGATTCGGGGGCTACAGTTTTAATAACCAATAAAGAAGTGGTAGCTCAAAACAAAGAGATGTTAGAAAGCACTCCATTATTTAAGGTGATTATGGTAGATGAGACAAAAACTTATAAAGAAAATCTCTATGCTAATATGGAGACTGTTCTGGCAGATAAAGAATATGAGCTTTCTCCTGTAGATACGATAAGTATTGACCTGTCTGCAATCATTTATACATCAGGATCAACAGGAGAACCCAAAGGAGTAATGCTTACCCATGAAAATATGGTAACAGCAACAAATTCTCTCAATGCATATTTGGGATACACGGTAGAAGATAAAGTGCTATGTGCGTTGCCTTTATCATTTGATTACGGACTGTATCAGATGATTATGTGTATTTCTACAGGAGCGACATTAGTGTTAGAAAAAGAATTCACTTGGCCTATTTTCTTATTGAAGAGTATAATAGCACATCAGGTAACAATTTTACCCGCAGTACCAACGATGGTTATGTTATTACATGAACAAAACAAAAAGTCAAAATTAGATCTGTCCAGTGTCAGAGCCGTAACCAATACAGGAGCAGCATTAACAGAGACGAATATCGGAATGGTTAAAAACTTATTTTCCCAAGCAAAAATATTCTCAATGTATGGACTTACAGAATGTAAACGATGCACCTATCTCCCACCTGAGGATATCGATAAAAAACCAAATAGTGTAGGAATTGCAATCCCTAATACAGAGTTATGGTTAGTCGATGACGATGGGTTCGTTATTAAAGAACCAAACCAAATAGGTCAGTTGGTTATCCGTGGAGCTACAGTCATGAGAGGATATTGGAATAAACCTGAAAAAACAGCAGAAAAACTGAAAGAAGGGCTTTTCCCAGGAGAAAAGGTGTTGTATACAGGTGACTATTGTTCATTAGATGAAGACGGATATCTTTATTTCAAGGGGAGAATGGATCATATGATTAAATCCAGAGGAATAAAAGTAAGTCCAAAAGAAGTAGAAGACTACATAAGTAATATTCCTGAAATAAATTCGGTATTAGTTACAGGAGTACCTGATGAAGATTATGGAGAAGTATTGTTTGCTTTTGTTGTATTAGAAGAAGGAAAACAACTTTCTAAGGAAACCATTATAGCATTGTGCAAACAAGATCTGGAAGCTTATAAAGTCCCTGAGTATGTCAGCATTATCACTTCGATGCCTAAGACTCCAAATGGAAAATTTGATGTTATAAAATTAAAAAATCAAGCATTAGAAGACGTGAAAAATAATGTAAAAGCTTGA
- a CDS encoding acyl carrier protein, whose protein sequence is MKTAILETIKDGLVDSIANLTKEQIQLESHLKNDLGIDSLSSMFFLTYLEDNIEGFEVNADTIEARHFNTLQSIYDYVQSELGVLAS, encoded by the coding sequence ATGAAAACAGCAATTTTAGAAACGATAAAAGACGGATTAGTAGATAGTATTGCGAATCTTACAAAAGAACAAATCCAATTAGAATCTCATTTAAAAAATGATTTAGGGATAGATTCCCTTTCTTCTATGTTTTTTCTAACCTATTTAGAAGATAATATAGAAGGTTTTGAAGTCAATGCAGATACAATAGAAGCCAGACATTTTAATACATTACAGAGTATATATGACTATGTACAGTCTGAGTTAGGTGTATTAGCTTCATAA
- the lysA gene encoding diaminopimelate decarboxylase, whose protein sequence is MQTHKSKILKAVEAHGTPSYVYDGEQLVHNYHNLVNALPDCVDVFYALKVNPNVSLVKLLRSEGACTEVCSVTEMEIALKAGSTPQDIVYLGPCKKDYELKRAIELGVFAIVIESETELYRVSKFAEAAGKVVEVAIRINPDFSAKGSPWKMGGRPTQFGIDEKHAVKNFGSYLKVPHVHIKGIHVYNGTNILDAQSVYENSKYILGLYEQISEKYQVTFSMVDVGGGMGIPYFPNQVALDIDEFRSLMVPLFSDFHKKYPNTRIIMESGRFIIGTAGYFGVTVNNIKVNHGKTFVVTDGGTNCHSASAGAGRVVKRNFPMENISSDSEKTKEYQVAGPLCSPDDIIGRNMMLKETREGDVLVISGSGAYGPSSSPGLFHSHGFPAEVLVYQDKVHLIRKRDTSASIISQQVEVDFSKEVVLQ, encoded by the coding sequence ATGCAAACACACAAATCAAAAATTTTAAAAGCTGTAGAAGCTCATGGAACCCCTTCTTATGTATATGATGGAGAGCAGCTAGTACATAACTATCATAATTTAGTCAATGCACTTCCAGACTGCGTCGATGTTTTTTATGCGCTAAAAGTAAACCCAAATGTGTCTTTAGTCAAGTTGTTGAGATCAGAAGGAGCCTGTACAGAAGTATGCTCGGTAACTGAGATGGAAATAGCATTAAAAGCAGGATCAACTCCTCAGGATATTGTATATCTGGGACCTTGTAAAAAGGATTATGAGTTGAAACGAGCAATTGAACTAGGAGTTTTTGCGATCGTTATAGAATCGGAAACTGAATTATATAGAGTTTCTAAGTTTGCAGAAGCAGCAGGGAAAGTGGTAGAGGTAGCAATTCGAATAAACCCTGATTTTTCAGCAAAAGGTTCTCCGTGGAAAATGGGAGGAAGACCTACTCAATTTGGGATAGACGAAAAACATGCAGTAAAAAATTTCGGATCGTATCTAAAAGTTCCTCATGTTCATATAAAAGGAATCCATGTTTACAACGGTACTAATATCCTGGATGCCCAGTCAGTATATGAAAATTCAAAATACATTTTAGGATTATACGAACAAATAAGTGAAAAATACCAGGTAACGTTTTCTATGGTAGATGTTGGAGGAGGAATGGGAATCCCTTATTTCCCGAATCAGGTAGCATTAGATATAGATGAATTCAGAAGTTTGATGGTTCCTTTATTTAGTGATTTTCATAAAAAATATCCAAATACCAGAATCATTATGGAGTCTGGGAGATTTATCATAGGTACTGCAGGCTATTTTGGAGTTACAGTGAACAATATTAAAGTAAATCACGGAAAAACATTTGTAGTAACAGATGGAGGGACGAATTGTCATTCTGCCTCTGCAGGAGCAGGAAGAGTGGTGAAAAGAAATTTCCCAATGGAAAATATTAGTTCAGACAGCGAAAAAACAAAGGAATATCAAGTAGCGGGACCACTTTGTAGCCCTGATGATATTATCGGTAGAAATATGATGCTAAAAGAAACCAGAGAAGGAGATGTATTGGTCATATCAGGTTCTGGAGCATATGGACCAAGTTCTTCCCCAGGGCTTTTCCATAGCCACGGATTTCCGGCAGAAGTATTAGTGTATCAGGATAAGGTACACCTGATAAGAAAAAGAGATACTTCTGCAAGTATTATAAGTCAACAAGTGGAAGTAGATTTTTCAAAAGAAGTAGTATTACAGTAA